From Gammaproteobacteria bacterium:
CCTGTTTCGCATGCCGGGCGTCGGCAAGTACCTGCGTGACTGGCAGGAAGGTCGCGGCATTTCGGCGGGCCTGAAACTCTCTGCCCTGCTGGCGCTGTGGTTTGCCGCGCTGACGGCGCTGGTGCTGGTTGCCAAGACCACGCTGGCCAAGCTGCTGGTACTGGCCGTTGCGCTGTTTTCCACCCTGCATTTGTTGTGGATGCCGACGCAGCGCTCCCGTGCCGCGGAACGCGATCGCGATTGATCCCTCGATGATGACGGCCGGAGCAGCCCAGGATGCGGCGTGCCGCCTGTGCCTCGCCGGCGGGCCGCTTGCGCCGATGTCCGCGTCGCATGGCAAGCACACCGCGCACTACCATCGTTGCCCGCAATGCGACCTGGTGATGCAGGTGGCGGATGAATTGCCGACACCGGCGGCCGAAAAAGCCCTCTATGACCAGCACGAGAACGACCTCGGGGATCCGGGCTATCGCCGGTTTCTGGCGCCGGTGAGGGATGCCGTGCTGGCCCGTTACCCGCAGCCTGCACGTGGCCTGGATTTCGGGGCGGGGCCGGCCCCCGCGCTGGCGGCCATGCTGCGTGAGGCCGGGCACGACATGGCGGTCTACGATCCTTTTTATGCCAATGACAGCACGGTGCTCGAGCAGCGCTACGACTTCGTCGTCTGCACCGAGGCGGTGGAGCATTTCCATGTGCCCCGGACCAGTCTCGAGCTGCTGTTCTCCTTGCTGCGACCCGCCGGCGAATTGTTCGTGATGACCCGCTTGCTGCTGCCGGACGTCGAGTTCGCCAGCTGGTGGTATCCGCGTGATCCCACCCATGTCGCCTTCTATTCGCCGCAGTGCCTGCAATGGATTGCCAGCTGGCAGGGCAGGCCCGTGACGCTACGCGGTGACCGACTTGCGCATTTCGGGGCGGACCGGGCATGAGCATCGAGCTTGAAGACGTACTCGGCGATTTCCCGGCAGTGGCGGCTCGCGAGGCCAGGGAGCGCTGGCAGCGGCTGCGCGAGGTGCTTGGCGAGGAGGTCCTGGCAGGCTTGCCGGTCGGGACCGCCGGCAAACTGGTGCAGGTCCTGGCCTGGTCGGAGTTTGTCTGCCAGGTCCTGCTGCGCACGCCGGATCTCCTCGCAGCGGGGCGTTTCGAGTCCTGGCTGGAGCCGATCGATCCGGCGGCGGCCGCGGCCGACATCAAGGCCGAGTTGCAGGCGCTTGATTCCGAGGCCGAGCTGCGTCGGCGGCTGCGCCAGCTCCGCCAGCAGTGGCTGGCACGCATTGCCGTGCTCGACATGTTGTCGCTGGCCGATCACCAGGCGACCCATGCCGCCATCTCGGCGGTCGCCGATGCCTGTGTCGCGGCAGCACTCGACTGGTTGCATGCCGACATGCAGAAGCAGTACGGGCAGCCGCGTTCGGCAAGCGGCGAGCCGGTGGAACTGGTGGTGCTGGGCCTGGGCAAGCTGGGTGGCGAGGAGCTCAATTTTTCGTCCGACATCGACCTGATTTTCGCCTTCGCCGAGTCTGGCCAGACGGACGGCGAGCGCGAGGTCGAGAACGAACTGTACTTCACCCGCCTGGGGCGGCGACTGATCCAGGTGCTGGATGACGACACCGCCGATGGTTTTGTCTATCGCGTCGACATGCGCTTGCGGCCGTTCGGTGATTCGGGCCCGCTGGTGATGAGCTTTGCCGGCCTGGAGGCCTATTACCAGCAACATGGCAGGGAGTGGGAGCGGTATGCCTTCGTCAAGGCACGGCCGATTGCCGGCGACCTCGCGGCCGGCGAATCCCTGCTCGACGACCTCAGGCCTTTTGTCTATCGGCGCTATCTCGATTACGGCGTGTTCGAGGCCTTGCGCGACATCAAGGCGAGCATCAATCGCGAAGTCGTGCGCAAGGAAAACCAGGATCACGTCAAGCTGGGCCCGGGCGGTATCCGCGAAGCCGAATTCACGGTGCAGCTTTTCCAGCTGGTGCGTGGTGGACGCGAGGCAGCCCTGCGCCAGCGAAATTTCCTGGCGGCACTGGACGGCGTGGTGCGATCCCGCTGCCTGCCGCAGGACGACGCCGAGCGCCTTGGCGATGCCTACCGGTTCCTGCGGCGGCTGGAAAACCGCCTGCAGCAGCGTGGCGACCGGCAGCAGCACCACCTGCCGCAGGAGCAGGAATCACAAGCGATACTGGCCTGGTCGCTGGGCTTTGCGTCCACGGCCGCCCTGCATGAATGCTGGGATCGTCATCGCGCGGTAGTGACCGAGCTGTTCGAGGACACCGTGCTGGGCCCTGAAGAGGCGGCCGAGGACAGCGTGGGCAAGCAGCTCTGGCAGGCGCCACGCGACGTCGCGACGGACAGTGTCAGCGCGTTGGGATACCGGGATGTCGACCGGGTGACCGACACCCTCATGGCCCTGCGCCAGGAACTGAAACAGGCGCGACCAGGCACCCGGGGTCGCGGCCGGGTAGATGAATTGATGCCGCGCCTGATCGAGATGGCGGCCGCGACGGTCGAGCCCGATGCCGCCCTGGAACGCATGTGCCGAATCGTGGCAGCCGTCGCCAGGCGAACCACCTACCTGGCCCTGCTGGCGGAGAGTACCGAGGCCCTGCGCCAGCTGGCCCGCATCTGCGCGGCCAGCGACTGGATTACCGGACTGGTCAGTCGTCACCCGGTGTTGCTGGACGAACTGATCGATCCACGCCTGTTCGAAGGCGTGCCGGATCGAAATGCCCTTGCGGCCGAACTGTCACTGGCGCTGGCCGAAGTGCCGAACGACGACCTGGAAGCCGTGATGGATGTGTTGCGCGAGTTCCAGCAGACCCGCGTGCTGCGCATTGCCGTGGCCGACATTGGCGAGACGCTGCCGATCATGCAGGTGTCGGACGCCCTGAGTGCGGTGGCGGAGGTGGTCATCAAGGCCGCGCTGGATCGTGCCTGGAGCGATCTCTTGTCTCGCCATGGCAAGCCCCTGCGGGATGATGGCGAGCCGGCAAAATACCTGGTCGTCGCTTACGGCAAGCTGGGTGGTTTCGAGCTGGGATATGGCTCGGACCTCGACCTGGTGTTCATGCATGATGCGGGCGGCGAGTCGGCAACAACCGAGGGACCGCGGGTCGTGGAGAGTTCGGTATTCTTCCTGCGCCTGACGCAGCGCCTGATTCATTTCCTGTCGACGCCGACCGCTGCGGGCATCCTTTACGAAGTGGATACGCGCCTGCGGCCGTCGGGCAAGGGGGGACTGCTGGTGACCTCGCTGGATGCTTTCGAAAAGTACCAGCGTGAATCTGCCTGGACCTGGGAGCACCAGGCCCTGCTGCGCTCCCGGGCAGTCGCCGGCTCCGATTCGCTGGCAGGCCGCTTCGACGTCGTCCGCCAGGCTGTGCTGGTACAGCCGCGCGATGCCACCGAGCTGCATTCAGCCGTGGCCGACATGCGCCAGCGCATGCAGGCCGAGCTGAAGCTGCCGGCGTCGCACTCCGACCTGAAAGCGTCCCGCGGCGGGCTGCTGGACATCGAATTCCTTGCCCAGTACTGGGTGCTGCGGCATGCGGCCGACTACCCTGAACTGGCCATGTTTCCCGATACCATCCGATGCCTGGAAGGACTCGATTCCTGTTGCTGCCTGCCCGGGGTGGATGTGCCGCTGCTGGTCGATGCCTACCGACGGATCCGTCGCGAAATACACCGCCAGGCGCTGCAAGGCCGCAGCTCGGTAGTGCCTGACGGCGTGCTGGCAGATGAACGGGCTGCCGTGGCAGACATCTGGGAGCAGATCTTCACGTCAGCCTGAGGCAAGCTGGTATACTCTCCCCCGGAATTTTCGCCGTTTCAGAAGGAGTCGAAAGGTGGCTGATCAGCAAGCTGCGGGCGACAACACCCCGAACACCAAGAACCATTACGAAGTCACGCGCGCCGATCTGCCGTTGCATTGCCCGATGCCGGATTCGAGTCTCTGGAATTCCCATCCGAAGGTCTTTCTGCCGATCGAGAAGACGGGCAAGGCAATCTGCCCCTACTGCAGTGCCGAATACGAACTCGTCGATAACGGTTAAGCCATGAATTTCGCCGCGAAAAATTCGCGAGCACGATTTTCACAGGCGCTTGACGGCTGGCGCGCCACGCTGGTGCTGGTGTTCATCGGCCTGTTTCCGATCGCTTCCATGGTGTTCGACCGCGGGTCGAGCAGCATCCTGCTGGCGCTCGGTGTCCTCGGAATCCTTTTCACCCTGCAGGATGGCCGACCGGTCAGGTTGACCCGCGACGAAAAACTGCTGGTGTTCGTGGTGGTGTTCTTCTTCCTGGTTGCCTTGCTGTCGTGGCTGGCTGGCGATGCAAACTACGCGGGCTTCAGGAAACTGGGACGCTACTTGCGCTTCCTGTTGCTGGTGCCGATCTACCTGGCGGTTCGCCGCGTCCCCGGACGGGAAATCGTCTGGTGGGGTGGCCTGGCGCTCGGTGCGCTCGGCTCCGGTGCCCTGGCGCTGGGGCAGATGTGGACGGGCGGGACATTGTTCGGTCCGATTGACGATCCGGTAGCGGTGTCGGCTATCGCGCTGGCCATGGGCTTCATGAGCCTGGGCGGCTTGCCGGTATTCGCCAGCAAGCACCGCCTGCTGCAAATACTGCCGTTGCTGGCCGTCATTCTCGGCCTGACGGCCAGCCTGGTCATGGGCAGCCGAGGCCCGTGGATGGCGGTCCCCGTGTTGCTGATCCTGGCGCTGTTCTATTTCTGGAAGGTGAAGGGCCGCAACGGGCTGTTGATCATCGGCCTGGTGTCGGCCTTCATTGGTGCGGCGATTGCGATCCCCGCGACCGGCGTTGCCGATCGCCTTGGACACCTCTACGCCGACGTGGTCCACGCCAGTTTCGACCAGGGCGATGTCAGCCCCGTGGGCATGCGCCTGTCGCTGTGGAAGGTCGCCTGGTCAGGTTTCCTGGACGATCCCTTGTTCGGTGGTGGCGTTGGCAGTTTCCAGGAGAAGGTCGAAGCAGCGCATGAGGCGGGCGAGCTGTCGGAACTCTACCTGCGCTACGGTCATCCGCTGAGCGAGTATTTCTCCGTGCTGGCATCCCGTGGACTGCTGGGACTGGTCGCCTTGTTCCTGCTGTTCGCAATGCCGATGAAGCACTTCATCTGGGCATGGCAGCACGAGGACGAACAGATCGCGGCATTTGCCTATGCCGGTACCTCGCTGATTGTCGCTTACCTGTTCTTTGCGATCGGCGAGTCGATTTTCGATCGCACCTTGCCGATCACCTTCTACGTGTTCAGCCTGGCCGTCATCTATGGCTTGCTGCGTGCGCGGGAGCAGAGCTACCTGGCCACCTCCGTGCCGCGCCAGCACTCGCTGGGCGTTTTCATCATTGCCAAGAACGAGGCTGACCGCATCGGCGCCACGCTGGATGCGGTCAAGGGCTGGGCAGACCAGATCATCGTGCTCGACTCCGGCAGCACGGACGGCACCGTCGAGATCGCCAGGCGCTATGCCGATGTGGTGAAGGAAACCGACTGGCCCGGCTTCGGCAAGCAGAAACAGCGCGCCCTGGACCTGACGACCACCGACTGGGTGCTGTCGCTGGATGCCGACGAAGAACCCACCGCGGAGCTGCGCAACGAGATCGACCATGTGCTTTCGAAGCCGACACCGGATTTCGATGGCTATCGCATTCCACGTCCGCTGATCATCTTCGGCAAGCAGGTGGATTACGGTGGCAGCTGGCAGGCGCCCGTGCGCCTGTTCAAGCGCGAGCTCGGTCGGTTCACCGATGTGCCGGTTCACGAGAAAGTGATCATCGAAACGGGGCGCGTGGCGCTGATGCGCAGCCCGCTGCTGCACCCGACCTGGCGCGATTACGGTCACGCCATCGAAAAGTTTTCGGAATATGCCTGGTTGCAGACGGGCGCGCGCCTGGATCATGGCAAGCGGGCCACCGTGCTCGGAGCCATAAGCCGTGGCCTTTACAACTTCATCTACAATTACTTTGCGCGGGCCGGCTTCCTTGATGGCAAGCGTGGACTGATCCTCGCCTGCCTGCATGCCCAGTACACCTTCAACAAGTATGCCGGTCTCTGGGCGGAACGCGCCCAGCGCGACGAGGAAGGAAACGGCCCGGCGTGACGGTTGGCGGTGGCTGGCCGTAAGTCGTTACAATCCATTCATCTCAGCATTCATCGATTCCGGGGAGTTCTCATGTCCACTCGTGCAGTCATTCTTCTTGCCGGTCTTGGTTCGCGCCTCGGGCGTCCGCATCCCAAGCCGCTGACACCGCTGTCCGATGGCCAGAGCATCCTGGCACGGCAGCTTGGCATCGTGCGCTCTTTCGACCTGCCGGTCATCGGCGTTGTCGGTTTCAAGATGGAGCTGGTGATGGAGGCTGCGCCTGACATCCTCTTCGCCTACAACCCGAATTACGACGCTACCAACACGGCCAAGAGCCTGCTCTGCGCACTGCGCCAGACGCGGGGAGAGAACATCCTCTGGATGAACGGCGACGTGGTGTTCGAGCCGGCCATCATCGAGCGGCTGCTGGAAGTCGGCGAACCCGCGGTGGCCGTCAACAATGCGCGCACTGCCGAAGAAGAAGTGAAGTACACCCTGAACGATGATGGCTACATCAATGCCATTTCCAAGCAGGTCGGGAATGCACGTGGCGAAGCACTGGGGATCAACTACGTGCCCGCCGAGCTGGTCGAAGCATTCTGCGACAAGCTGGATTCCGTCGGTGACAACGATTACTTCGAGAAGGCCATGGAAGAGCTGATCGAGGAGCGGGGCAACGTGTTCCGCGCGGTCGATGTCTCCGACCTGCTGTGCATGGAAGTGGATTTCGATTCCGACCTGCAGGCGGTCAACAAGCTGCTCGACTAGGTCGCTTTCCAGCTGCAGGCAAAGCGCCTGCACTCATGTTGCAGCGTTCTCCAGCGCGTCGGCGATGCGCCGTGCCGTCTTGCCATCGGTCGGCCCGATGAGGGCATTGGTGTAGTCGCGTCGCTTCCCTTCGAATCCTGCCGTATCTGCCAGTTCGGCCCGAATGGCCGGCACCACCTCGTCCGGTGTCGCTGCATGGCGGGCGATGTCGCGGTAGCGATGGATGGTCGGGTCCAGGCGGCGATCAAGCCGCTTGCGCAACGGCCCGCGGTGCGACCAGCGGCGCCAGTAGAAATCGCACCAGACGATCGGCTTGTCCAGCGCTGCAAATTCGAACAGTGCCGACGAGGCTTCGCTGAGCAGCAGGTCGGCCGCTCCCATCATCGGCAGCAGGGAGACGTCCCCGAGACCCGCCAGCCACACGTTGTCATTGCTCGCCCAGCCTTGCAGCTTTTCCAGCTGGTGCGAATAGCGCCGCTTGGTAAACGTGAAATGGTGCGGCTTGATCAGCAGGTTGCAGTCCGACAGTTGCTGCGGCAGGTCGGCCGGCTGCAATTCGATGGAGCTCGGGTAGAAGGTCGGTGCGTAGAGAATCGTCTTGCGCCCGGGATCGAGACCGACGCGAGCCAGGTCCATGCCGGGATAGTCGGTCCCCAGCAGCGGATCCAGCTTGGCGAAACCCACATCCAGCATGTGCGCCTCGGGATAGCGACCCTTGAGTTCGCGGTAGCGGTGTTCGCCTTCGACAAAGCGGATGTCCATTTCCATCAGCTCGGCATCGTAGTAACACTCCTTGACGCCGATACCGTGGTAGATGAGCGCAGTGCGGGTTTCCTCCGGCAGGCTGGCCAGGTAGTCACAGCCATTGCCGAAGATGATCCAGTCGGGGCGCTCCTGCTGGTAGATGCGGATGGCGGAACGCTTGCTGTCGACGACCCGATGCGGCAGGGACTGGCTTGCCAGGACGGCGGCAAGCGCCTCGGCATCATCCAGCGCTTCGTGGAAGAGAAACAGGGTCTCAACGCCGCGGCGTGCCAGCTCTGCCTGCACCGGCAGGAACTGCGGCAGGTAGTAAAGATGCTGGACATCGAAAAACACGCGCATGGGAGACACCATTGGAAGAGAAATTGCAGCCTAGAACCTGAAGTATCCGGCTTTCAGCCGCATGCGCAAGCGGCGCCAGAGATTCAGTGGCTTCGGTTGCAATCGCTCGGCGGTGCCCTGGTCGATGAACTTGCAGGTCGCTTCGATGACGCGCTGCGACGACTTCGTATCACGGAACGGATGCATGTTGTCGGCATACTTGCGCATGGCAAGCCGGTGATCGTCATCCGGCGCCAGGGCCCGGTGGACGATGCGTTCCAGCTGACCGGGCTCGTTGAAGTCGAGGTAGTGCGGGCCCGGGCTGGCATTGCGGAAAGTGGCAACGGCCTTGTCCAGCAGCAGGAATTCGGCCGCCACGGATGAGGTGTCGGTCAGCATGGCATCTGCCGTGTGCAGCAGGCTGGCGATGTTTGCATCCATGGAAACCTGCAACTGGCCGTTGCTGGCTGCCCGAAAGCGATCCACCCAGGCAGGGTCCATCTTGGGGTGGAACTTCACCAGCCAGTTCCAGGGACCTTCCTCCGACAGGGCGAAAATCCTGCCGGCCAGATCGGGGACGCTGGTCAGTGATTTCGAAAAGGTCGGCGCGTACAGGATGATCGGCTTTTCCGGGTTGCTGAAGACTTCCTGCAGGCCAGGTTCCGCTCGGCTGGCAAACAGCGCATCCATTTTCGGCCAGCCGGTTTCACGCACCGCGAAGCTGCCATCGGCAGCAGCCATGGCCTGGAAGGGTTGCGTGGTCAACGGGCCATGGGTGCAGTAGAGATCGAACCAGCCGCGAATCCTGAAATGCCCCTTTTTCTCGATGCCGAAGCCGTGGAAGACCTGTACTTTCACGCCCGGGAAGAAATCCGGGACCCAGTTGCCCGGGACGAACACGGCG
This genomic window contains:
- a CDS encoding YbaN family protein; translation: MSNATSNALVTLSRDESRSGLVRLFFKALGWLFFGFGLVGIVLPILPTAPFLIVSVACFARGDRQMMERLFRMPGVGKYLRDWQEGRGISAGLKLSALLALWFAALTALVLVAKTTLAKLLVLAVALFSTLHLLWMPTQRSRAAERDRD
- a CDS encoding methyltransferase domain-containing protein, whose product is MSASHGKHTAHYHRCPQCDLVMQVADELPTPAAEKALYDQHENDLGDPGYRRFLAPVRDAVLARYPQPARGLDFGAGPAPALAAMLREAGHDMAVYDPFYANDSTVLEQRYDFVVCTEAVEHFHVPRTSLELLFSLLRPAGELFVMTRLLLPDVEFASWWYPRDPTHVAFYSPQCLQWIASWQGRPVTLRGDRLAHFGADRA
- the glnE gene encoding bifunctional [glutamate--ammonia ligase]-adenylyl-L-tyrosine phosphorylase/[glutamate--ammonia-ligase] adenylyltransferase codes for the protein MSIELEDVLGDFPAVAAREARERWQRLREVLGEEVLAGLPVGTAGKLVQVLAWSEFVCQVLLRTPDLLAAGRFESWLEPIDPAAAAADIKAELQALDSEAELRRRLRQLRQQWLARIAVLDMLSLADHQATHAAISAVADACVAAALDWLHADMQKQYGQPRSASGEPVELVVLGLGKLGGEELNFSSDIDLIFAFAESGQTDGEREVENELYFTRLGRRLIQVLDDDTADGFVYRVDMRLRPFGDSGPLVMSFAGLEAYYQQHGREWERYAFVKARPIAGDLAAGESLLDDLRPFVYRRYLDYGVFEALRDIKASINREVVRKENQDHVKLGPGGIREAEFTVQLFQLVRGGREAALRQRNFLAALDGVVRSRCLPQDDAERLGDAYRFLRRLENRLQQRGDRQQHHLPQEQESQAILAWSLGFASTAALHECWDRHRAVVTELFEDTVLGPEEAAEDSVGKQLWQAPRDVATDSVSALGYRDVDRVTDTLMALRQELKQARPGTRGRGRVDELMPRLIEMAAATVEPDAALERMCRIVAAVARRTTYLALLAESTEALRQLARICAASDWITGLVSRHPVLLDELIDPRLFEGVPDRNALAAELSLALAEVPNDDLEAVMDVLREFQQTRVLRIAVADIGETLPIMQVSDALSAVAEVVIKAALDRAWSDLLSRHGKPLRDDGEPAKYLVVAYGKLGGFELGYGSDLDLVFMHDAGGESATTEGPRVVESSVFFLRLTQRLIHFLSTPTAAGILYEVDTRLRPSGKGGLLVTSLDAFEKYQRESAWTWEHQALLRSRAVAGSDSLAGRFDVVRQAVLVQPRDATELHSAVADMRQRMQAELKLPASHSDLKASRGGLLDIEFLAQYWVLRHAADYPELAMFPDTIRCLEGLDSCCCLPGVDVPLLVDAYRRIRREIHRQALQGRSSVVPDGVLADERAAVADIWEQIFTSA
- a CDS encoding zinc-finger domain-containing protein, with the translated sequence MADQQAAGDNTPNTKNHYEVTRADLPLHCPMPDSSLWNSHPKVFLPIEKTGKAICPYCSAEYELVDNG
- a CDS encoding glycosyltransferase, with the protein product MNFAAKNSRARFSQALDGWRATLVLVFIGLFPIASMVFDRGSSSILLALGVLGILFTLQDGRPVRLTRDEKLLVFVVVFFFLVALLSWLAGDANYAGFRKLGRYLRFLLLVPIYLAVRRVPGREIVWWGGLALGALGSGALALGQMWTGGTLFGPIDDPVAVSAIALAMGFMSLGGLPVFASKHRLLQILPLLAVILGLTASLVMGSRGPWMAVPVLLILALFYFWKVKGRNGLLIIGLVSAFIGAAIAIPATGVADRLGHLYADVVHASFDQGDVSPVGMRLSLWKVAWSGFLDDPLFGGGVGSFQEKVEAAHEAGELSELYLRYGHPLSEYFSVLASRGLLGLVALFLLFAMPMKHFIWAWQHEDEQIAAFAYAGTSLIVAYLFFAIGESIFDRTLPITFYVFSLAVIYGLLRAREQSYLATSVPRQHSLGVFIIAKNEADRIGATLDAVKGWADQIIVLDSGSTDGTVEIARRYADVVKETDWPGFGKQKQRALDLTTTDWVLSLDADEEPTAELRNEIDHVLSKPTPDFDGYRIPRPLIIFGKQVDYGGSWQAPVRLFKRELGRFTDVPVHEKVIIETGRVALMRSPLLHPTWRDYGHAIEKFSEYAWLQTGARLDHGKRATVLGAISRGLYNFIYNYFARAGFLDGKRGLILACLHAQYTFNKYAGLWAERAQRDEEGNGPA
- a CDS encoding phosphocholine cytidylyltransferase family protein, with amino-acid sequence MSTRAVILLAGLGSRLGRPHPKPLTPLSDGQSILARQLGIVRSFDLPVIGVVGFKMELVMEAAPDILFAYNPNYDATNTAKSLLCALRQTRGENILWMNGDVVFEPAIIERLLEVGEPAVAVNNARTAEEEVKYTLNDDGYINAISKQVGNARGEALGINYVPAELVEAFCDKLDSVGDNDYFEKAMEELIEERGNVFRAVDVSDLLCMEVDFDSDLQAVNKLLD
- a CDS encoding CDP-glycerol glycerophosphotransferase family protein — encoded protein: MRVFFDVQHLYYLPQFLPVQAELARRGVETLFLFHEALDDAEALAAVLASQSLPHRVVDSKRSAIRIYQQERPDWIIFGNGCDYLASLPEETRTALIYHGIGVKECYYDAELMEMDIRFVEGEHRYRELKGRYPEAHMLDVGFAKLDPLLGTDYPGMDLARVGLDPGRKTILYAPTFYPSSIELQPADLPQQLSDCNLLIKPHHFTFTKRRYSHQLEKLQGWASNDNVWLAGLGDVSLLPMMGAADLLLSEASSALFEFAALDKPIVWCDFYWRRWSHRGPLRKRLDRRLDPTIHRYRDIARHAATPDEVVPAIRAELADTAGFEGKRRDYTNALIGPTDGKTARRIADALENAAT
- a CDS encoding CDP-glycerol glycerophosphotransferase family protein; the encoded protein is MSRRFLLFGTLPYAYEILRPLQAAARERGDEVAWYLEPGAGKFLLPGEQRLDTVHDVVAWQPDAVFVPGNWVPDFFPGVKVQVFHGFGIEKKGHFRIRGWFDLYCTHGPLTTQPFQAMAAADGSFAVRETGWPKMDALFASRAEPGLQEVFSNPEKPIILYAPTFSKSLTSVPDLAGRIFALSEEGPWNWLVKFHPKMDPAWVDRFRAASNGQLQVSMDANIASLLHTADAMLTDTSSVAAEFLLLDKAVATFRNASPGPHYLDFNEPGQLERIVHRALAPDDDHRLAMRKYADNMHPFRDTKSSQRVIEATCKFIDQGTAERLQPKPLNLWRRLRMRLKAGYFRF